In Paraflavitalea devenefica, the following are encoded in one genomic region:
- a CDS encoding RagB/SusD family nutrient uptake outer membrane protein, whose amino-acid sequence MSHKKIIILLMMPVLLVLSCTKLEEDLRGDIPRAEAERISNVNALLKATYDGLQLPFQDQANVWALQEHSTDEALPPTRAGDWDDNGVWRVLHTHTWNADHTYVRDVFNNLLGVVFNATNVLSFNPNAQQAAEAKFLRAFAMFTVLDLYGQVPFREPGENLLNPPKVLKGIEALDFIVEDLNAILNDLPATSDDFVANRDAARVLLMKCYLNKGVFANRETPTFDAADMNQVITLADQITATGKYSLEDNFYDNFAPNNHTASSENIFTQQNGPGINRNGNGARSRYYSSLHYNSPIPGGGWNGFTTLSDFYDKFEAADKRRGDAYPGVTDSSGLRVGLLLGQQVNKSGANLTDRSGSRLLSFTREVKLIETGANLEVTGIRVVKYPPDLFNGDNANNDYVFFRYADVLLMKAEALLRTSNAPAGLIIVNSIRAKRQASALATLTADNLLDERGREMYWESWRRQDLIRFGKFLQPFQEKPGTSGKERLLYPIPNAALAVNPNLEQNPGYTQ is encoded by the coding sequence ATGAGCCATAAGAAAATTATAATACTACTGATGATGCCGGTCCTGCTTGTGCTCAGTTGTACAAAGCTGGAAGAGGATTTGAGAGGCGATATTCCCCGCGCCGAAGCAGAAAGAATATCCAACGTAAATGCCTTGCTCAAAGCAACCTATGATGGGCTGCAATTACCTTTCCAGGACCAGGCCAATGTTTGGGCTTTACAGGAGCATAGTACCGATGAAGCCCTGCCACCCACACGGGCCGGCGACTGGGATGACAACGGCGTATGGAGGGTGTTGCATACGCATACCTGGAATGCCGATCACACCTATGTACGCGATGTATTCAACAATCTGTTGGGCGTTGTTTTTAATGCCACCAACGTATTAAGTTTTAATCCCAACGCTCAACAGGCCGCTGAAGCAAAATTCCTGCGTGCCTTTGCTATGTTTACGGTGCTTGATCTTTATGGACAGGTCCCCTTCCGTGAGCCGGGCGAAAACCTGCTCAATCCACCCAAAGTATTGAAAGGCATAGAGGCACTGGACTTTATTGTAGAAGATCTAAATGCAATCCTTAATGATCTTCCTGCTACTTCTGACGATTTTGTGGCCAACAGGGATGCAGCAAGGGTATTACTAATGAAATGCTATCTCAACAAAGGTGTTTTTGCCAATCGTGAAACGCCAACTTTCGACGCTGCTGATATGAACCAGGTAATTACCCTGGCCGATCAGATCACCGCTACCGGCAAATACAGCCTGGAGGATAACTTCTATGATAATTTTGCGCCGAACAATCATACGGCATCATCCGAAAACATCTTTACCCAGCAAAACGGGCCCGGTATCAATAGAAATGGCAATGGCGCCCGTAGCAGGTACTATTCTTCCCTGCATTACAATTCTCCCATACCCGGTGGCGGGTGGAATGGATTTACCACGCTGTCCGACTTTTATGACAAATTTGAAGCTGCCGATAAGCGGCGGGGTGATGCTTATCCCGGCGTTACAGATTCATCTGGATTGCGGGTAGGCTTATTGTTGGGTCAGCAGGTGAATAAAAGCGGCGCTAATTTAACAGACCGCAGCGGTTCACGCCTGCTGTCCTTTACACGGGAAGTAAAATTAATAGAAACAGGCGCCAACCTGGAAGTCACCGGTATACGGGTAGTGAAATATCCGCCTGATCTTTTCAATGGTGATAATGCCAACAATGACTATGTCTTTTTCCGTTATGCTGATGTTTTACTCATGAAAGCAGAAGCGTTATTGCGTACCAGTAATGCGCCTGCAGGCCTCATTATTGTCAACAGCATTCGGGCAAAACGCCAGGCATCGGCACTGGCTACCCTTACTGCCGACAATCTCCTCGATGAAAGAGGAAGGGAAATGTATTGGGAAAGCTGGAGAAGGCAGGACCTGATCCGGTTTGGTAAATTCCTGCAGCCCTTCCAGGAAAAACCAGGCACTTCCGGTAAGGAAAGGCTATTGTATCCAATACCCAATGCTGCACTCGCAGTAAACCCAAATCTTGAACAAAATCCCGGATATACTCAATAA
- a CDS encoding SusC/RagA family TonB-linked outer membrane protein, whose protein sequence is MTSKRLFTAAVLLLLALSISLASLAQDKIITGKVTDSKDGAPVIGASVVPKGSTQGTSTGTDGSFRINVSEGVTTLVVSSVGYTTLEVDITGKTVANVALEASNLNLNEVVVVGYGTARRKDLTGAVASIKSKDFNQGILTSPDQLIQGKVAGVQMINNSGAPGGAATIRIRGNASVRSGNQPLFVVDGFPLDGRTARPGVNIGGVGQTPDANPLNFINPNDIASIDILKDASATAIYGSRGANGVVIITTKRGQTGQPRIDVSANAGISRILKRFDVLDGNAYRAAQTEYGLTGNDKGGNVDALDEITRTAVTQNYYVSIGGGNENGRYRISLGVLDQDGIVRKTSFKKYTANINGAYKFLESKKLGIDFNLLASHNTEHIAPISNDAGFTGSLINQALQWNPTRPLRKASDSLDIEYGSTTVNPLAMSEAYDDVSNITSVLASISPSYKFTDWLEYKILFSINRSVGTRKAQIASFINLEQVVNRGIAFSGTNELTTQQLTHTLSFNKAIAAKLNLNAVAGYEYQKFDNKGSWMVGRDFLSSFINYTNYFQNTSQSTRDIGSFADPISELQSFFGRAAFNYDDRFRLMATFRADGSSKFGKNNRYGYFPSIGASWTITNEEFMSNSNIFNNLNFRVSWGKTGNQEFPAGSAQERFGFSQGAFQQVNVANPDLKWETSTAVNVGLDFSILGDRLFGSLDYFNKKTTDLLFNFDAIQPAPATKYWINLDGEVVNKGFEAGITGVLIQKRDLRWNLGFNATFLKNELNGYNGPAVLTGAIHGQGVSGATVQRLANGRPLNSFFVREFLGIDKATGFSTYTDDGNTFFYIGDPNPTSILGISTDLTWKNWLLIVNMNGSFGHEIYNNTLNSVLPIGNLIGGRNIASSLVAGDVQENLSNALTTSSRYLEKGDYMKLTNATISYRIGNLGKVIRDANVFVTGQNLFIITDFSGFDPEVNTDKQVNGVPSFGIEYSPYPTPRSFILGVRFTL, encoded by the coding sequence ATGACATCAAAACGATTGTTTACAGCAGCTGTTTTGCTATTGCTGGCATTGTCTATCAGCCTCGCCAGTCTCGCCCAGGACAAGATCATCACAGGAAAGGTTACAGATTCAAAAGATGGTGCACCGGTTATCGGTGCTTCTGTAGTTCCCAAAGGGTCTACCCAAGGCACATCTACCGGTACAGATGGTTCCTTTCGCATCAATGTAAGTGAAGGCGTCACCACCTTAGTAGTTTCTTCTGTAGGGTACACTACCCTTGAGGTCGATATCACCGGGAAAACAGTTGCCAATGTTGCCCTGGAAGCCAGCAACCTCAACCTGAACGAAGTCGTGGTAGTGGGATATGGTACCGCCCGCCGCAAGGATCTTACGGGGGCAGTAGCATCCATAAAATCCAAAGACTTTAACCAGGGTATCCTTACTTCTCCGGATCAATTGATCCAGGGTAAAGTAGCCGGTGTACAAATGATTAATAACAGTGGTGCGCCGGGCGGCGCAGCTACCATCCGCATCCGGGGTAATGCCTCTGTACGTTCGGGTAACCAACCTTTATTTGTGGTAGATGGTTTCCCGCTCGACGGCCGTACAGCCCGTCCCGGTGTAAACATTGGTGGTGTGGGGCAAACGCCTGATGCCAACCCGCTCAACTTTATCAATCCCAATGACATTGCCTCTATCGACATCCTGAAAGACGCTTCTGCTACTGCCATTTACGGCTCCAGGGGCGCTAATGGGGTGGTGATTATTACCACCAAACGGGGACAAACCGGCCAGCCCAGGATTGATGTGAGTGCAAATGCAGGTATCAGCAGGATACTTAAACGGTTTGATGTGCTGGATGGCAATGCATACAGGGCTGCACAAACCGAATATGGCCTTACCGGCAATGATAAGGGCGGAAACGTAGATGCCCTTGATGAAATCACCCGCACTGCCGTCACCCAAAACTATTATGTATCTATCGGTGGTGGTAATGAAAATGGCCGGTATCGTATCTCATTGGGTGTTCTTGATCAGGATGGTATTGTTAGAAAGACCAGCTTTAAAAAATATACCGCCAATATCAATGGCGCTTATAAATTCCTGGAAAGCAAAAAGCTGGGGATTGATTTCAACCTCCTCGCTTCACACAATACTGAACACATAGCGCCTATTTCCAACGATGCCGGATTTACAGGCAGCCTTATCAACCAGGCATTGCAATGGAACCCTACCAGGCCCCTGCGCAAAGCCAGTGATTCATTGGATATAGAATATGGTTCCACAACCGTTAATCCGCTGGCGATGTCAGAAGCTTATGATGATGTCTCCAACATCACCTCTGTACTTGCCAGCATTTCACCCTCCTATAAATTTACTGACTGGTTAGAGTATAAGATCCTGTTCAGTATAAACCGCAGCGTGGGCACCCGTAAAGCGCAGATAGCTTCCTTCATCAACCTGGAGCAGGTAGTCAACAGGGGGATCGCTTTTTCAGGTACCAATGAATTGACCACCCAGCAGCTTACGCATACACTGTCTTTTAACAAGGCAATAGCCGCTAAGCTCAACTTGAATGCGGTAGCAGGCTATGAGTACCAGAAATTTGATAACAAAGGTTCATGGATGGTGGGCAGGGACTTCCTGAGCAGCTTCATCAACTATACCAATTACTTCCAGAATACCTCCCAGAGTACCCGGGACATAGGCTCTTTTGCCGATCCCATCTCTGAATTACAATCTTTCTTCGGACGGGCGGCATTTAATTATGACGACCGTTTTCGCCTCATGGCTACTTTCAGGGCGGATGGTTCCAGTAAATTCGGGAAAAACAACCGCTACGGTTACTTCCCTTCCATTGGGGCATCATGGACCATTACCAATGAAGAGTTCATGAGCAATTCCAACATCTTTAACAACCTTAACTTCCGGGTAAGCTGGGGCAAAACCGGTAACCAGGAATTCCCCGCCGGGTCTGCCCAGGAAAGATTTGGTTTTTCACAAGGCGCATTCCAGCAGGTAAACGTGGCCAACCCCGACCTTAAATGGGAAACATCGACAGCCGTTAACGTAGGTCTTGATTTTTCTATTCTTGGAGACCGCCTCTTTGGTTCATTGGATTATTTTAATAAAAAGACCACCGACCTGCTGTTCAACTTTGACGCCATTCAGCCTGCGCCGGCTACCAAATATTGGATTAACCTCGATGGAGAAGTGGTGAACAAAGGATTTGAAGCAGGTATTACAGGCGTATTAATACAGAAAAGAGACCTTCGCTGGAACCTGGGCTTTAATGCCACCTTCCTGAAAAACGAATTGAATGGCTACAATGGGCCGGCTGTATTGACCGGCGCCATTCACGGTCAGGGTGTTTCAGGGGCCACCGTACAAAGGCTTGCCAATGGTCGTCCGCTCAATTCATTCTTTGTACGTGAATTCCTCGGTATAGATAAGGCTACCGGTTTTAGTACCTATACCGATGATGGCAACACTTTCTTTTATATCGGTGATCCTAACCCCACTAGCATATTGGGCATCAGTACGGATCTGACCTGGAAAAATTGGCTGCTCATTGTCAACATGAATGGGTCATTTGGCCATGAGATCTATAACAATACATTGAATTCGGTATTGCCTATTGGCAACCTCATTGGTGGCCGTAATATCGCTTCTTCCCTGGTAGCGGGCGATGTACAGGAAAATCTCTCCAATGCCCTTACTACCTCTTCCCGTTACCTCGAGAAAGGGGATTACATGAAGCTTACCAATGCAACCATCAGTTATAGAATAGGCAATCTGGGCAAAGTGATCAGGGATGCCAATGTATTCGTTACCGGACAAAACCTCTTCATCATTACCGATTTCAGTGGATTTGATCCTGAAGTGAATACAGACAAACAGGTTAATGGAGTGCCCTCTTTTGGTATTGAATATTCACCTTATCCAACACCAAGATCATTTATCCTTGGCGTCAGATTTACTCTTTAA
- a CDS encoding DUF5004 domain-containing protein: MKAIHFLTILLVAGLLFAGCRPDSYEPIGDPNDNMTAISGVWKLTKVIQTDAESQRKGFPYAVEDITTLFNYASLQLTFNLSSGAPSTFAINNGSAPPITGITSGTWTVDDVKAPKNITLKSGAVTEIMTLGGYPNSVNGKLKVKVTRTDAATNKLLIVYDYEFSR; this comes from the coding sequence ATGAAAGCAATACATTTCCTCACAATATTATTGGTAGCCGGCTTACTATTCGCCGGTTGCCGGCCCGATAGCTATGAGCCGATAGGCGATCCCAATGATAACATGACTGCTATTTCGGGCGTATGGAAACTGACAAAGGTTATACAAACAGATGCTGAGTCACAGCGCAAAGGGTTTCCCTATGCAGTGGAAGACATTACCACCTTGTTCAACTATGCTTCCCTGCAGCTCACCTTCAACCTGAGCAGTGGCGCCCCTTCCACCTTTGCCATCAACAATGGTTCAGCGCCCCCCATTACCGGTATTACTTCCGGTACCTGGACGGTGGACGACGTGAAAGCGCCTAAGAACATTACACTGAAAAGTGGTGCTGTAACAGAAATCATGACATTGGGCGGTTATCCCAATTCAGTGAACGGCAAACTCAAAGTAAAGGTTACGCGCACCGACGCAGCGACCAACAAATTGCTCATCGTGTATGATTATGAATTTTCACGCTAA
- a CDS encoding alpha-amylase family glycosyl hydrolase, translating into MKSFILTMCCAVWWAITTSAQLLTTTPEFPADNSSLTITVDCTKGNQGLLNYANTNDVYVHIGVITNLSSNNTDWKYSKFGWGTTDPAAKATWIAANKYQYTIPNIRSFFGVPAGETIRKVALLFRNGTGAQVQRIADPSVDMGNMYLTVYDNNLAGKFITPPFESRFIPVPEPITKAVGESIAVSYTASNTANLQLFFNGALINSVAGNTNIQSTPAITVAGNQQIVGRVTDGVTTHSDTINFFAAPAVHIEPLPAGVRDGINYEQGDTSAILVLYAPNKNKVAIIGEFNNWTESVNYQCNKTPDGGRFWKRITGLTPGTEYAYQYVVDNTLKIADAYAQKVLDPANDPFITAATYPNLKVYPTGKTTGMVSLLQTAKPAYTWQVNNFSRPDKRNLLIYELLLRDFIGNHDWKTLKDTLTYLKRLGINAIELMPFNEFEGNLSWGYNPSFYFAPDKYYGPETGLKAFIDECHKQGIAVIMDMVLNHSFGQSPMVQLYFDAGKGQPSAESPWFNTAAKHPFNVGYDFNHESAATQYFVSRVVEFWLKEYKLDGFRFDLSKGFTQKASCDADGNNCNQANWDAYDASRIAIWKKYYDTIQLKSNGSYVILEHLGVNDEEKELAAYGMLLWGNMNHAFNQATMGYPDGWDFRNAIHTERGWSQPNLVAYMESHDEERLMYKNIQYGNAAAGYNVKDLVTGLRRNEMAAAFYFAMPGPKMIWQFGELGYDYSINYCENGTIDNACRTNPKPFKWDYQQNAGRKKLYDIYSVLLALRSHPAYKNGFTTDRITSNLAGAFKWLKLTTDTSDIVVVGNFDVTAVTGSVTFQHAGTWYDYLTGQTITATGNSQSISLQPGEYHVYLNRNITNMLTPVTGPENPGSNTRLSIYPNPVTSNSTIEYELPLNTGVTLSLLHASGQRIAELYAGFKAKGVHQLPLHKLSNGKLRTGLYFLRLQFGNNNVVRKLIIN; encoded by the coding sequence ATGAAATCATTTATCCTTACCATGTGTTGTGCAGTATGGTGGGCAATAACCACCTCCGCCCAATTGCTCACCACCACACCGGAATTTCCGGCCGATAATTCATCGCTGACCATTACGGTAGATTGTACCAAAGGCAATCAGGGACTGCTGAACTATGCCAATACCAATGATGTGTATGTACACATCGGCGTTATCACCAACCTCAGCAGCAACAATACCGACTGGAAATATTCAAAATTCGGCTGGGGCACTACCGACCCTGCTGCAAAAGCTACCTGGATAGCCGCCAACAAGTACCAGTATACCATCCCCAACATCCGGTCTTTCTTTGGAGTACCTGCCGGCGAGACCATCCGGAAAGTGGCCCTGTTATTCCGCAATGGAACAGGCGCACAGGTGCAGCGCATTGCCGACCCCTCCGTTGATATGGGCAATATGTATTTAACAGTATATGACAACAACCTGGCCGGCAAGTTCATCACGCCACCTTTTGAGTCCCGGTTCATACCTGTTCCGGAACCCATCACCAAAGCAGTGGGCGAATCTATTGCGGTCTCCTATACTGCCAGCAATACCGCCAATCTGCAACTCTTTTTCAATGGTGCCCTCATCAACAGCGTTGCCGGTAATACCAATATTCAATCAACGCCTGCCATCACAGTGGCCGGTAACCAACAGATCGTAGGCAGGGTTACAGATGGCGTAACTACTCATTCAGACACTATTAACTTTTTTGCTGCCCCGGCAGTCCACATCGAGCCCTTGCCTGCCGGTGTAAGGGATGGGATCAACTACGAGCAGGGCGATACATCGGCCATCCTCGTATTATATGCGCCCAATAAAAACAAAGTAGCCATCATAGGTGAGTTTAACAACTGGACAGAGTCGGTCAACTATCAGTGCAACAAAACACCGGATGGCGGGCGCTTCTGGAAGCGCATCACCGGCCTTACGCCCGGAACGGAATATGCCTATCAGTACGTAGTAGACAATACCCTGAAAATAGCAGATGCCTATGCACAAAAAGTATTGGACCCGGCCAATGATCCCTTCATCACAGCGGCCACCTATCCCAACCTTAAAGTCTACCCAACCGGGAAAACAACCGGCATGGTGAGCCTGTTGCAAACAGCCAAACCGGCTTATACCTGGCAGGTCAACAACTTCAGTCGCCCGGATAAACGCAACCTGCTCATCTATGAACTGCTGCTGCGCGACTTCATCGGCAACCATGACTGGAAAACCTTAAAAGATACCTTAACCTACCTGAAGCGGCTGGGGATTAATGCCATTGAGCTTATGCCTTTCAATGAGTTCGAAGGCAACCTCAGTTGGGGTTACAATCCTTCCTTTTACTTTGCGCCCGATAAATACTATGGCCCGGAAACCGGCCTCAAAGCATTCATTGATGAATGCCATAAGCAGGGCATAGCCGTCATCATGGACATGGTGCTCAACCATTCCTTTGGCCAATCGCCCATGGTCCAGCTATACTTTGATGCCGGTAAAGGCCAGCCTTCGGCAGAAAGTCCCTGGTTCAATACGGCTGCCAAACACCCTTTCAATGTAGGGTACGACTTCAACCATGAAAGCGCGGCCACGCAATACTTCGTGAGCCGGGTAGTGGAATTCTGGCTGAAGGAATACAAACTGGATGGTTTTCGCTTCGATCTCTCCAAAGGATTTACCCAGAAAGCCTCCTGTGATGCCGATGGCAACAATTGCAACCAGGCCAACTGGGATGCCTATGATGCCAGCCGTATCGCTATCTGGAAAAAATACTACGATACCATCCAGCTAAAATCCAATGGCAGCTATGTCATCCTCGAACACCTCGGCGTCAATGACGAAGAAAAGGAACTGGCTGCCTACGGTATGCTATTATGGGGTAATATGAACCATGCCTTTAATCAGGCTACCATGGGATATCCTGATGGCTGGGATTTCAGGAATGCCATCCATACGGAAAGAGGCTGGAGCCAGCCCAACCTCGTGGCTTACATGGAAAGCCATGACGAGGAAAGGCTTATGTACAAAAACATACAATATGGCAATGCCGCTGCCGGGTACAATGTAAAGGATCTTGTAACCGGCCTGCGCCGCAATGAAATGGCAGCAGCATTCTACTTCGCCATGCCCGGCCCTAAAATGATCTGGCAGTTTGGAGAGCTGGGGTATGATTACTCTATCAACTATTGCGAGAACGGGACCATTGATAATGCCTGCCGCACCAATCCCAAACCTTTCAAATGGGATTATCAGCAAAATGCCGGCAGGAAAAAACTATACGATATCTACAGTGTGCTGCTGGCTTTACGCAGCCACCCGGCTTATAAGAACGGCTTCACTACCGACCGCATCACCTCAAATCTTGCCGGGGCTTTCAAATGGTTGAAACTGACCACTGATACGTCTGATATAGTGGTCGTGGGAAATTTTGATGTGACGGCTGTAACGGGTTCAGTTACCTTTCAGCATGCGGGCACCTGGTATGATTACTTAACAGGTCAAACCATTACTGCCACCGGCAATTCGCAAAGCATTTCCTTGCAACCCGGCGAGTATCACGTATATTTGAACCGGAACATAACCAACATGCTGACCCCGGTCACCGGTCCTGAGAATCCGGGTTCAAATACAAGGTTAAGCATCTATCCCAACCCGGTCACATCGAACTCTACCATTGAATATGAACTACCGCTCAATACGGGCGTAACGTTGTCACTGTTGCATGCTAGTGGTCAACGGATCGCAGAACTATATGCTGGTTTTAAAGCTAAAGGAGTTCATCAATTACCTTTGCATAAGCTCAGTAATGGCAAACTTCGGACAGGATTATATTTCCTCCGTCTGCAGTTTGGCAATAACAACGTGGTCAGAAAACTAATAATCAATTAA
- a CDS encoding NUDIX hydrolase has product MGTALQKTIHQLRSENREYFQIALSVDCVIFGFDENELKVLLIKSDLEEFNDQWSLLGDLVRPDENLDNASYRVLKERTGLDDVYLEQVYTFGDVNRHPAGRVITTAWYSLINVKDHQLDLAHNELHWHPVSEITTLAFDHKKILDTCLKQLQSKIDEHPIVFNLLPEKFSLRELQSLYESIHGTKLDRRNFRKKFFLMDWLIDVNELEQDVPHRPGKLYRFNAAKFSDGKVRLEEAVH; this is encoded by the coding sequence ATGGGAACAGCATTACAGAAAACAATTCACCAGCTACGGTCTGAGAACAGGGAATACTTTCAGATTGCCCTTTCTGTAGACTGCGTGATCTTTGGATTCGATGAGAATGAATTGAAAGTGTTGCTCATCAAGTCAGACCTGGAGGAATTTAATGATCAGTGGTCTTTACTGGGTGATCTCGTAAGGCCCGATGAGAACCTGGACAATGCTTCCTACCGGGTTTTGAAAGAGCGTACCGGTCTGGATGATGTATACCTGGAGCAGGTGTATACCTTTGGGGATGTAAACCGCCACCCGGCCGGCCGGGTAATTACCACCGCCTGGTATTCCCTCATCAATGTCAAGGATCACCAGTTGGATTTGGCACACAATGAATTACACTGGCATCCGGTGAGCGAGATAACCACTCTTGCATTCGACCATAAAAAAATACTGGATACCTGCTTAAAGCAGTTACAATCAAAGATCGACGAGCACCCGATCGTGTTCAACCTGCTGCCGGAGAAATTTTCCCTCCGGGAGCTGCAGAGCCTCTATGAGTCCATCCATGGCACCAAGCTGGACCGCCGCAACTTCCGCAAGAAATTCTTCCTCATGGACTGGCTCATTGATGTCAATGAGCTGGAGCAGGATGTGCCCCACAGGCCGGGTAAACTCTATCGTTTCAATGCCGCCAAATTCTCCGACGGCAAAGTAAGACTGGAAGAAGCCGTGCATTAA
- a CDS encoding SusE domain-containing protein, translating into MKKILWFAVLSAALFAGCQKPDFDSTVTGEALGTFTLSAPATNTAIALNAATPTAKVEISWTASKPGVDAVPAYKWIAALKTNGSLEAPLLEIASDNAGKDARLTITHKQLDDALKAKGIADGAKTDLIWSVKADNGSTQLISSDIRNISITRMKDGVTAFILLGPASSASAITLNPVSTADSVKFNWTKSLPATGGPAITYQVAFSKDGAFTTPLFAIAAANSGKDTVLSVAMKQLNDSLVKYGFTDLSQTVSLKWTVIATSGTWKQPADYINDIAFLREVNFYLVGSVNGWSIDNPLKMVVDQKADRYSTVFYTYIKLADNDEFKFFKIKGDWGSGYGDNGAGTTPGSYKTGFNVGGNFKVATGGIYRLTIDTKNDLAYIQQKQVGVVGNMQGWNATAPLLGAYLQRDKFLIIVPSSGTDEFKFHDGSLGSPWNFGIGDDRWWGGADGKLVHDGGDPNIKAAYSPYTRLIWDATNVQQLKYNMYQGKLRMVGGAPVVGDWTPANAPDMDYQGNGVWKKTITFTGTTEFKFVSAEGWDLNYGADGAGKIREGGDNITLTAGTYTITVDEYNRTYTIL; encoded by the coding sequence ATGAAAAAGATTCTTTGGTTTGCTGTCCTGTCCGCCGCACTCTTCGCCGGCTGCCAGAAACCAGATTTCGATAGCACGGTCACCGGAGAGGCGCTGGGAACCTTCACCCTTAGTGCCCCTGCTACCAATACGGCCATCGCTTTAAATGCCGCTACACCTACTGCCAAAGTGGAAATAAGCTGGACGGCCTCCAAGCCTGGTGTGGATGCAGTACCCGCCTATAAATGGATCGCGGCCTTAAAAACCAATGGCAGTCTCGAAGCTCCCTTATTGGAGATCGCGTCAGACAATGCTGGGAAAGACGCCCGGCTAACCATCACCCATAAACAACTGGATGATGCGCTCAAAGCAAAAGGCATTGCCGATGGCGCCAAAACGGATCTTATCTGGAGCGTAAAAGCCGATAATGGTTCTACACAGTTGATCTCATCCGATATCAGGAACATCAGCATCACCCGCATGAAGGACGGCGTTACAGCCTTCATCCTGCTGGGCCCGGCTTCTTCTGCTTCGGCCATCACACTCAACCCGGTATCTACCGCCGACAGCGTTAAATTCAACTGGACAAAATCATTGCCGGCAACAGGAGGCCCCGCCATTACCTACCAGGTAGCCTTTAGCAAAGACGGCGCCTTTACTACACCCCTGTTTGCAATAGCGGCTGCCAATAGCGGTAAGGATACCGTACTGAGCGTCGCCATGAAACAGCTCAATGATTCACTGGTAAAATATGGCTTCACCGATCTCTCACAAACAGTGAGCCTCAAGTGGACCGTCATCGCTACTTCAGGTACCTGGAAACAACCCGCCGACTACATCAACGATATCGCTTTCCTGCGCGAGGTGAATTTCTATCTCGTAGGCAGCGTAAACGGCTGGAGCATTGACAATCCGTTGAAAATGGTAGTAGACCAGAAAGCAGATCGCTATAGCACTGTTTTCTATACCTACATCAAACTGGCCGACAATGACGAATTCAAATTCTTCAAAATCAAAGGCGATTGGGGATCCGGTTATGGCGACAATGGCGCAGGCACTACGCCCGGTAGTTACAAGACCGGCTTCAATGTAGGTGGCAATTTTAAAGTCGCCACCGGCGGCATCTACCGGCTGACCATTGATACAAAAAATGACCTGGCCTACATTCAGCAAAAGCAGGTGGGCGTGGTAGGCAACATGCAGGGATGGAATGCTACTGCTCCTTTATTGGGTGCATACCTCCAGCGTGATAAATTCCTCATTATCGTTCCTTCCTCCGGCACCGATGAATTTAAATTCCACGATGGCTCACTCGGCAGTCCCTGGAACTTTGGTATTGGTGATGATCGCTGGTGGGGTGGTGCGGATGGCAAATTGGTCCATGACGGCGGCGATCCCAATATAAAAGCAGCTTATTCACCCTACACAAGATTAATATGGGATGCCACCAATGTACAGCAGTTGAAATACAACATGTACCAGGGTAAGCTGCGCATGGTAGGCGGCGCACCGGTGGTAGGCGACTGGACACCTGCCAATGCGCCCGACATGGATTACCAGGGCAATGGTGTTTGGAAAAAGACCATCACTTTTACCGGGACCACTGAATTCAAATTTGTTAGTGCAGAAGGCTGGGACCTGAACTATGGCGCAGATGGGGCCGGTAAGATCAGGGAAGGAGGAGATAATATCACCCTTACTGCCGGTACCTACACTATTACTGTAGACGAATATAATAGAACCTATACCATTTTGTAA